A genomic window from Chlorobium phaeobacteroides DSM 266 includes:
- the purN gene encoding phosphoribosylglycinamide formyltransferase: MTNRKTRLAVFCSGGGSNFQALYHAIKRKKLSAEIVLCLSNRSRCGAMEFAREHKIKDVHLSEKQFPSFDAFTEAMLETLRSNEIDLILLAGYMRKVPDAVVGAFPERILNIHPALLPKFGGEGMYGLNVHAAVIASGETISGATVHLVNEEYDKGRVLMQQTVPVMPDDSAEKLAERVLACEHQLYAEALEKLLGEQEA; encoded by the coding sequence ATGACTAACAGGAAAACCCGTCTTGCTGTATTCTGTTCCGGAGGAGGCAGCAATTTCCAGGCACTGTATCACGCCATAAAAAGAAAAAAGCTTTCAGCGGAAATCGTTCTCTGCCTGTCAAACCGCTCCCGATGCGGAGCAATGGAGTTTGCCCGCGAGCATAAGATCAAGGATGTTCATCTTTCGGAGAAACAGTTCCCCTCTTTCGACGCTTTTACAGAAGCGATGCTTGAAACACTCCGGAGCAATGAGATTGATCTCATTCTCCTTGCTGGCTACATGCGCAAAGTTCCCGACGCTGTAGTAGGAGCTTTTCCGGAAAGAATCCTCAACATCCACCCTGCCCTCTTGCCAAAATTCGGAGGAGAGGGCATGTACGGGCTGAATGTTCATGCTGCTGTTATCGCTTCAGGCGAAACCATCAGCGGAGCAACCGTTCATCTGGTCAATGAAGAGTATGACAAGGGAAGAGTACTCATGCAGCAAACTGTTCCGGTAATGCCTGACGATAGTGCTGAAAAACTGGCTGAGCGTGTTCTTGCATGTGAGCACCAGCTCTATGCCGAAGCTCTTGAAAAGCTGCTGGGAGAACAGGAAGCATGA
- a CDS encoding radical SAM protein, protein MILKELSISEIFHSIQGESSFAGWPCAFVRLAGCGNGCNFCDTTYAETDGFMLEIPDIIMQTQAFRAPIIEITGGEPLLQPAVYPLMQQLCNLGETVLLETGGFLSVDKVDSRVHKIIDLKPPSSGVCERNCPENITLALHAGKKLSQTFEFKIVVASREDYDWAKALLLQHQLYCSCIVMMGVIHEKLEPSTLAEWILRDRLPVRMQLQLHKYIWPLATRGT, encoded by the coding sequence ATGATCCTGAAAGAGTTGAGCATCAGTGAAATTTTTCACTCGATCCAGGGCGAATCATCCTTTGCCGGATGGCCCTGTGCGTTCGTCAGACTTGCCGGTTGCGGTAACGGGTGCAATTTTTGTGACACCACTTATGCCGAAACCGACGGATTTATGCTTGAAATCCCCGATATCATTATGCAGACCCAGGCATTCAGAGCTCCAATCATTGAAATAACCGGCGGAGAACCATTGCTTCAACCCGCTGTCTATCCGCTCATGCAGCAGCTCTGCAATCTTGGCGAAACCGTTTTGCTTGAAACCGGCGGCTTTCTCTCCGTTGACAAGGTTGACTCGCGCGTTCACAAAATCATTGATCTCAAACCGCCATCGTCAGGGGTTTGCGAGAGAAACTGCCCTGAAAACATCACTCTCGCGTTGCATGCCGGCAAAAAGCTCTCCCAAACGTTTGAGTTCAAGATTGTCGTTGCGAGTCGTGAAGACTACGACTGGGCAAAAGCTCTCCTGTTGCAGCATCAGCTTTATTGCTCATGCATCGTCATGATGGGGGTAATTCATGAAAAACTTGAACCGTCAACCCTTGCGGAATGGATTCTTCGCGACAGGCTTCCGGTCAGGATGCAACTCCAGCTTCACAAATATATCTGGCCTTTGGCAACAAGAGGAACGTAA